A genomic window from Prunus persica cultivar Lovell chromosome G2, Prunus_persica_NCBIv2, whole genome shotgun sequence includes:
- the LOC18786791 gene encoding alpha-N-acetylglucosaminidase — MPNFKTQLLILILVLVPIVALSEPEAVEALLRRLDSKRSPASVQEAAAKAVLKRLLPTHVDSFDFKIFSKEACGGQSCFLLNNNNLSSRQGPEIQIKGTTAVEIASGLHWYLKYWCGAHVSWDKTGGVQVVSIPKPGSLPRVRDEGLKIQRPIPWNYYQNVVTSSYSFVWWDWERWQKEIDWMALQGINLPLAFTGQESIWQKVFMDFNISKEDLNDFFGGPAFLAWARMGNLHAWGGPLSQNWLDQQLVLQKQILTRMLELGMTPVLPSFSGNVPAALKKIYPSANITRLGDWNTVNGDPRWCCTYLLDPSDTLFVEIGTAFIRRQVEEYGDVTDIYNCDTFNENSPPTNDPAYISSLGAAVYKAMSKGDKDAVWLMQGWLFYSDSSFWKPPQMKALLHSVPFGKMIVLDLFADVKPIWRTSSQFYGTPYIWCLLHNFGGNIEMYGILDAVSSGPVDARTSENSTMVGVGMCMEGIEHNPVIYELTSEMAFRSEKVQVQDWLKTYSRRRYGKTVHQVEAAWEILHHTIYNCTDGIADHNTDFIVKFPDWDPSSNPISNITKQNQMQMLLALDRKRRVLLQETSAHLPQAHLWYSTQEVVNALRLFLDGGNDLSGSLTYRYDLVDLTRQVLSKLANQVYVDAVTAYQGRDVKAYSLHSRNFVQLIKDIDVLLASDDNFLLGTWLESAKKLAANPTERRQYEWNARTQVTMWFDNTKTNQSKLHDYANKFWSGLLGSYYLPRASTYFSYLSKSLRDNKDFEVEEWRKEWISLSNGWQAGTELYPVKAKGDALAISRALYKKYFS; from the exons GAGGCTTGTGGTGGACAGAGTTGCTTTTTGTTAAACAATAACAACCTGTCAAGCAGACAGGGTCCTGAGATACA GATTAAAGGGACCACAGCAGTTGAAATTGCATCTGGACTTCATTGGTATTTGAAGTATTGGTGTGGTGCTCATGTTTCTTGGGACAAGACTGGCGGTGTTCAGGTAGTTTCCATACCGAAACCAGGATCACTGCCTCGTGTAAGAGATGAGGGATTGAAAATTCAACGACCAATCCCATGGAACTATTACCAAAACGTTGTCACATCCAGCT ATTCCTTTGTTTGGTGGGATTGGGAAAGATGGCAGAAAGAAATAGACTGGATGGCTCTTCAGGGGATTAACCTGCCTTTAGCATTCACAGGGCAAGAATCAATTTGGCAGAAAGTTTTCATG GATTTCAATATTAGTAAGGAAGATTTGAATGATTTCTTTGGTGGACCTGCCTTCCTTGCATGGGCTCGCATGGGAAATTTACATGC GTGGGGCGGGCCTTTATCACAGAATTGGTTAGATCAACAATTGGTTTTGCAGAAACAGATACTAACTAGGATGCTAGAGCTAGGCATGACTCCAG TGTTACCATCTTTCTCTGGAAATGTTCCAGCAGCTTTGAAGAAGATATATCCTTCAGCAAATATAACCAGACTTGGAGACTG GAACACTGTTAACGGTGATCCTCGTTGGTGCTGTACATACCTTCTTGATCCTTCTGATACtttatttgttgaaattggGACGGCTTTTATTAGGCGACAAGTTGAAG AATATGGGGATGTGACAGACATCTATAACTG TGATACTTTCAATGAAAATTCTCCACCTACAAATGATCCAGCATATATCTCATCACTTGGAGCTGCTGTGTATAAAGCAATGTCCAAAGGTGATAAGGATGCTGTGTGGTTAATGCAA GGTTGGCTCTTCTATTCGGACTCCTCTTTTTGGAAACCACCTCAAATGAAA GCTCTTCTACATTCTGTGCCGTTTGGAAAAATGATAGTTCTCGATCTATTTGCGGATGTGAAACCAATATGGAGAACATCATCTCAGTTTTATGGAACTCCTTATATTTG GTGTCTCTTGCACAATTTTGGTGGAAACATTGAAATGTATGGCATATTGGATGCGGTTTCTTCAGGTCCAGTTGATGCCCGAACTAGTGAAAATTCTACTATG GTTGGTGTTGGCATGTGCATGGAAGGAATTGAGCACAATCCAGTTATTTACGAATTGACGTCTGAAATGGCATTTCGCAGTGAAAAGGTTCAAGTTCAG GATTGGCTAAAAACCTATTCCCGTAGACGCTATGGTAAAACAGTTCATCAAGTTGAGGCAGCTTGGGAAATTCTTCACCACACAATTTACAATTGTACAGATGGAATTGCT GACCATAACACAGATTTCATAGTCAAATTTCCTGACTGGGATCCATCGTCAAATCCCATATCTAACATTACCAAACAAAACCAGATGCAAATGCTCTTAGCGCTCGATAGAAAGAGAAGAGTTTTACTCCAAGAAACCAGCGCTCATTTGCCTCAGGCACATTTGTGGTATTCTACACAAGAGGTGGTCAATGCTTTACGACTATTCCTCGATGGTGGTAATGATCTTTCTGGAAGCCTAACATATAG ATATGACTTGGTTGATTTAACACGGCAAGTACTGTCCAAGCTAGCGAACCAAGTATATGTGGATGCAGTGACAGCTTACCAGGGGAGGGATGTGAAAGCATATAGTCTCCATAGTCGAAATTTTGTTCAACTCATAAAGGATATTGATGTACTTCTTGCTTCGGATGATAACTTTTTACTTGGAACCTGGCTCGAAAGTGCAAAAAAGCTGGCAGCTAATCCTACGGAAAGGAGGCAG tATGAGTGGAATGCAAGAACACAGGTGACGATGTGGTTTGACAACACAAAAACCAACCAGAGCAAGCTTCATGATTATG CAAATAAGTTCTGGAGTGGGCTATTGGGAAGCTACTATCTACCACGAGCTTCAACCTATTTTAGTTATTTGTCAAAAAGCTTGAGGGACAATAAGGACTTTGAAGTGGAGGAATGGAGAAAAGAATGGATATCGTTGTCAAACGGTTGGCAAGCAGGTACCGAGCTTTACCCAGTGAAAGCAAAAGGAGATGCTCTTGCCATTTCTAGAGCATTGTATAAgaaatatttcagttga